From Stigmatopora nigra isolate UIUO_SnigA chromosome 17, RoL_Snig_1.1, whole genome shotgun sequence, a single genomic window includes:
- the pus1 gene encoding pseudouridylate synthase 1 homolog, protein MFKTRLLLRTLASNRLFIPINGGLLKFITNMSEQTKNELPANVLKRSSGDSEVIQITKRAKSEGDNTEDEKRYPKKKVILLMAYCGKGYYGMQRNPGNTQFRTIEDELVTALIRAGCIPENHGDEMKKMSFQRCARTDKGVSAAGQVVSLKLWLIEDIVEKINEHLPPQIRILGLKRVTQGFNSKNNCDARTYSYMLPTVAFSHKDYNVADKANFRVVPETLRRVNLLFARYKGTHNFHNFTSQKAPKDPSARRYITEMSCGEPFILSDNEFAVIKVRGQSFMMHQIRKMIGLVIAVIKGYAEEVVMDRSWKEEKVDVPKAPGLGLILESVHFDRYNKRFGGDGVHECLEWDSEEEAIKMFKEDHIYPTIVETECQEGSMCSWMATLPIHDFQGTATQTQSMKMEKQEAEDIANISD, encoded by the exons GTGGTCTTTTGAAATTCATTACCAATATGAGTGAACAAACCAAAAACGAACTGCCTGCCAATGTCTTGAAACGTTCCAGTGGGGACAGTGAGGTTATTCAAATCACCAAAAGAGCCAAATCAGAGGGAGACAACACTGAAGATGAAAAACGGTACCCCAAGAAGAAAGTCATCCTTCTTATGGCGTACTGTGGCAAAGGCTATTACGGAATGCAG aGAAATCCTGGGAACACTCAATTCAGGACAATAGAAGATGAGCTCGTCACAGCTCTTATTAGAGCAGGCTGTATTCCTGAAAATCATGGTGATGAAATGAAAAAGATGTCTTTCCAAAGATGTGCCAGGACTGATAAG GGTGTTTCAGCGGCAGGTCAAGTGGTTTCTCTCAAGCTGTGGCTGATTGAAGATATTGTTGAAAAGATCAATGAACACCTGCCACCTCAAATCAGAATCCTTG GTCTGAAGCGAGTTACCCAAGGCTTCAACTCCAAAAACAACTGTGATGCTCGGACGTATTCTTACATGCTCCCAACAGTGGCTTTTTCTCATAAAGACTATAACGTCGCCGACAAAGCAAACTTTCGCGTTGTTCCAGAAACGCTACGGCGAGTCAATCTTCTATTTGCAAGATACAAGGGAACCCACAATTTCCACAACTTTACTTCCCAGAAGGCTCCAAAGGACCCCAGTGCCCGCCGATATATCACGGAAATGTCGTGCGGAGAGCCTTTTATCCTCAGTGATAATGAATTTGCTGTCATCAAGGTACGAGGCCAGAGCTTTATGATGCACCAAATACGCAAGATGATCGGTCTCGTGATCGCAGTCATTAAGGGATACGCGGAGGAGGTCGTTATGGATCGGAgctggaaagaagaaaaagtggaCGTACCCAAAGCCCCAGGACTCGGCCTGATCCTGGAGAGTGTCCACTTCGACAGGTATAACAAACGCTTCGGAGGAGACGGCGTACATGAGTGTCTTGAATGGGATAGTGAAGAAGAAGCTATCAAGATGTTCAAGGAGGATCACATTTATCCCACCATTGTTGAGACTGAGTGTCAAGAAGGCTCTATGTGCAGTTGGATGGCCACGTTGCCTATTCACGACTTTCAAGGCACAGCGACTCAAACGCAGAGCATGAAGATGGAGAAACAG GAAGCGGAAGATATTGCTAACATCTCGGATTAA